In Candidatus Krumholzibacteriia bacterium, the following proteins share a genomic window:
- a CDS encoding response regulator, translating to MEGLRVLLVDDEHDIVETVKYSLEMRGFQVDVAYDGNTALTMARSGGYAVMVLDVMLPGKNGYEVSRQLKDEIGRGEVPPLKILLITARKLDNAVREDFVSTWSKADACLYKPFDLEGLLERLTGLLAAPTR from the coding sequence ATGGAAGGTCTGCGTGTGCTGCTCGTCGATGACGAGCACGATATCGTCGAAACGGTCAAGTACAGCCTCGAGATGCGTGGTTTCCAGGTGGACGTCGCCTACGATGGCAACACCGCGCTCACGATGGCGCGCTCCGGGGGCTACGCCGTCATGGTGCTCGACGTCATGCTGCCCGGCAAGAACGGCTACGAGGTATCCCGTCAATTGAAGGACGAGATCGGGCGCGGGGAAGTGCCGCCGCTCAAGATCCTCCTCATCACCGCGCGCAAGCTGGACAACGCCGTGCGGGAGGACTTCGTGTCCACGTGGTCCAAAGCGGACGCCTGCCTCTACAAACCTTTCGACCTCGAGGGCCTGCTCGAGCGGCTCACCGGGCTGCTCGCAGCACCCACCCGCTAG